The Flavobacterium galactosidilyticum nucleotide sequence TTGTCAATAATTTCTTCATTACTTTCAGTTTCCGGATATTTAGTTGGAATTCCTCCAATACGTCTCGAGTAAACCAAATTTCCTTTGCTGAACAAATCTGTTCCCTCTGTAAAAAAAGGCCTGTTCTCATTAAACTGTTGTTCAAATGGACCCAAATTTAGAATTTGATCATCATATTTTGTTTGTCCAAAATCAGGAACAAGAATCATATCTAATGTAAAAGCATCATTTATTCCGTACTTTATATCCAGCCCACCTTTCAGCGTTCCGTTTGTTTTTTGACGGTTATTTGCATTTACATAAAAGGACGAATACGGCAAAAGAAAAAGTCTAGTAGGAGGTTTAATGTTTTCGATTCCTTCGAGGATTCCAGTTTGTTGGGTAAAAGTTCCCAATTTAGAATCAATAAAATTCCAAGTATATTTTTGTCGGTCTCTTTTAATTTCTCTGAAAAAATTAAGACCCCATGTCTGTTTGTTTTCACCCGAAAAGCGCAAAGCAGCATAAGGAATTCTCATTTCCACGACCCAACCTTTGTCTGTTATAACGGCTTTGCTTTTCCAAACAGCGTCCCAAGAATAATCCTCTCCATTAGTATCAGTTGTGATGCAATCAGCCTGACCGTCTGCGGCGTTTACAAAAAATTGAAAATCTTGTTGCCCGTCATTAAATCCATTGATGAATACGCCAAATAAATCTGATGTTCCAAAACTGTCGCGTTGCGTAATTTCTTTTAGAATTTTTTCAGGATTTTCATCGTACATTACTGCACCTATATAAATAGCGTCATTATCGTATAAAACTCGAATTTCGGTTTTTTTGTTTTCTGGAATCTTTTTTCCATTGTCCGGATCAAACATGATAAAATCCGTAGCTATTGGTACTGATTGCCAAATGGCTTCGTCGAGCTTTCCGTCGACTTCTATTTTTTCAGAAGTGAATTTAGTTTGTAAGATTTTTTTTTGGCTATAGCCAAAGACCGACAGCAATAGCGAACAAAATAACAGTTGATTTTTCATGTAACGATTGATTGATGATGATTTAAAAAAAAACTAAATAGCGTAATGGCAATGAATCAACATCTTGCGTAATAGTTTGTTTTAATAGACTCGCTTTTCTAGTGATTGTTACACTATTTGATTTAAGCTTTCAAAAGATGTTTACTGTTCTAAATTGTTTTTATTTTATTTTAACAGTGAAAAATAGGTTTTCATGTAGTGGAATAGTAAGCAGGTGATTTATTAACCATTAAATTTTGTAATATTTATCCAATAAGTTATAATAATATTCGTTGTAATATCAATAAAATTTTGTTAAACGACTTTTCAATTCTATTTTTTTAAGTACGTTTGCAATCCCAAACAATTAGTAACTAAAAGAGATTCAATGATTTATACAATAATTCCTACTATTTTTTTTCTATTAGCATCTTACACTTCAAATCCAGTAACTCCTTCACCAAATAATACGGTAAAACCTAAAGTTTATGCTAGAACTGTTGAGGTTACTGTCGAATCGAAAATTGAATCGGCCTATAATAATTTACATTCCGATAAATTTGCATTACCAAAATTAGAAAGCTTTGCTGTAGCATTGAAAGGATATTATGCCTTAAAAGAAAAAGGATTAGTTAAGAAAGAGATTCTAACCATAATCGATTTTAGTATGTCCTCTAATTCTAAAAGACTTTGGGTAATTGATTTAATTACGGGTGATGTGCTTTTTAATTCCCTTGTTGCACATGGTAGAAATACTGGCGAGGAATTTGCTTCTAATTTTTCAAATGCTAACGAATCTTATAAAAGTAGTTTAGGATTTTATTCAACAGGCGAAATTTACAATGGAAAACATGGAATGTCTCTGCGCTTAGATGGCTTAGAAAAAGGAGTTAATGATAATGCAAGAGCAAGAGGTGTTGTAATGCACGCTGCGGATTATGTGTCTGATTCTTTTATTAAAAACAATCATAGATTAGGAAGAAGTCAAGGTTGCCCTGCAGTTCCAGTGGCTCTATCTAAAAAAATTATTAATGTGATAAAAGATAAATCTTGTTTCTTTATTTATCACCCTTCAAGAGATTCTAAATTTAGTGCAAAATCAATTTCATAAATTATAGGTATTTCTAACTTCAATACTATTTTCAATGCCGATTAAGAGATTTTAAATCTCTTAATCGGCATTGAAGTTTTAAGTAGATATTGGCTTTTTAATATTCAAAATTTCAAATCTCACAATGAAATCTGATAACATTTATACAAAAGCGGATAATTTGCTTTTTCAAATTAAATTCTAAAATGTAGTTCGCCATCAATAGACCTTACTGTTTTGACTGAGGCTTTATAATTTTTAGTTAAATATTTACACTGTAAATCTAATTTTAGATCAAAAAAAAACGCGTTCAGTAATTAGCAAACTCGAAAAGAATAATTGAAATCATCTTTCCTCCTTTACTTTAATCATCCATATGATGTTTTTCAGACTGTTTTTAGATTTCAAGAACAAAATGGGTTACTAAAAATCGCTCAAAAAGGCTACTTGTTTACATTTTTAAGGCCGGTTTTTAAATTATTTTTGTTTAATTCAAAAGCTATAATATTTTCATAATAAATTATTTACGTATTTTAACTGCAATGTTAAACGTAGTTGTAATAGTAAGTTTGTGACTTTTTAGAAAAAAAACTTGCATTCAAACAAACTTATTAATTATATTTGCACCGTTGTTAATGCGAAAGTAGCTCAGTTGGTAGAGCTCCAGCCTTCCAAGCTGGTTGTCGCGAGTTCGAGCCTCGTCTTTCGCTCTAAGTTTCAAGATTTAGTTTGAAATTTTAATTTACTGTTTATAATGCGAAAGTAGCTCAGTTGGTAGAGCTCCAGCCTTCCAAGCTGGTTGTCGCGAGTTCGAGCCTCGTCTTTCGCTCTTCAAAGCCGAAACTTAATTGTTTCGGCTTTTTTTATGGGCTATTTTAAAAAACTTAGGTCGGATCCGGTTTCTAATTCTTCAGGACTATTATTTTGTTTAAAAAGGCGGGCAGTCAAATTCCCTTTTAAAGTGATTTTGTCACCTTTTACATCTAGCCAGCTGCCTTCTCTTAATCCTAAAACAGGTAGCGAATTATAAGCATGGAACTCTTTTATTCTGGTTTCACGTGTTTCACCCATATGATTGGAGTTGGGATCTGGATCTAAATAATGAGGATTTAAGTTAAAAGGAATTACACCTAATGTTTGAAAACTAGATGGATATACAATAGGCATATCATTAGTAGTTTGCATGGTAAGTCCACATATGTTACTACCAGCACTTGTCCCTAAATAGGGTGTTCCGTTTTTTATGACGTCAGAAAGGATTCCCATGATGTTGTTTTTATGCAATTGCGATACGAGCACAAAAGTATTTCCTCCTCCTGTAAAAATACCTTCAGCATTCTTTATTGCCAGTGCTTCCTCTTCAAACTCATGAATTCCGATTACTTTTTTATTTATTTTGGTAAAAGCCAAGCCAACTTTGGCGGTATATTCTTCATGAGAAATTCCGCCAGGTCGTGCATAAGGAATAAAAAGGATGGTCGTGCAGTTCTGAAAATGCAATTTTAATTCAGGTAATAAATAATCAAGATAATCTTCATTGGCAAGTGTCGATGTACTTGCGATCAGTATGTTTTTCATTTTTTAAATGACTTAAGTTATGCTAAAGGTATTGATACCGTTTTTATATTTCAAGTTTTTAATTAACATTTTTTTATCAAGTCGTTAGTAGTTAATTTAGAATGCATTAAGATACTTTTACGGAGTATCAATAAGCACTTTCAAAAAATGATTAGAATTGTGTATTTATTTTTGGCTTTTGCGGCAATGCAAGTTATAGCTCAAGAAAACCCTCGAATACTTTTGAAAGGAAGACTGACTGCTGATTTTTCTGTTTTGGAAGGTGTTTATGTGATAAATAAAAAAACGGAAAAAGCATCGATTACGGATCAAGAAGGTCATTTTAAGGTACAGGCAGTTGTTGGTGATACTTTATTGTTTTCGGCAACTCAGTTTCGAGAATTGAAAATGGTTTTGACGGCAAAGGATTTTGAACAAGAAATGATTCTTGTAAAAATGAAGCCTGTTGTAAATCAATTGCATGAAGTTATTGTGAGAAACGGTATTAATGCAGTTTCAATGGGGATAATTCCAAAAGGGCAAAGAGTATATACACCAGCGGAACGACGATTAAACACTGCTAATAACCTTAATGCCTCTGCAAATATGGGAACGATGATGGGAGGTTCTGTTTCGGCGGATCCTTTATTGAATTGGATTTCTGGAAGAACTAAGATGCTTAAAAAAGAAGTTGCTGTTGAAAAGAAAGAATCCTATTTGAGGCAGTTAGAAAATATGTTTTCTGATGACTATTTTATAAGTAAATTGAAAATCCCGTCGGAATATGTAAAAGGATTCGAATATTACATTGTGGATAATGAGCAATTTGTGAGGAATCTAAAATCTAAAAATAATGCAATGATTGCTTTTTTGTTAACAGAATTAGCAGTCAAGTATAAAGAAATTATCGCTAGTGAAAATTAAAATTACGCTACAGTTAGTACTGTTCTTTTTGGTTCAAGTTACTTTTGGACAAACAGAAAAGATACAGGAAATTCGAGGAAAAATCAGTGCCGACTCTGTTGCAGTTGACCGCGTTAATGTATTAAATCTAACTTCAGAAAAAGCAACAGTTTCAGATGCCTCAGGTTTTTTTGTATTGCCAGTAAAAACAGGTGATATACTGGTTTTCTCTGCTGTTAATCTAGAAACGCTTCGAAAAAAAATTGGTCTACAAGATCTATCAAAAGAGATTATCATTATACAGATGATTCCGAAAAGTATTATTTTGAAAGAGGTAGTAGTTAATGAATCGGCTATTTCAGCAGAGAGTTTAGGAATTATTCCCTACGGTCAAAAGAAGTACACTCCCGCTGAAAGAAAATTATATACAGCAACTTCTGGAGGAGGAATTGATGGATTGCTTAATGCTATTTCTGGACGCAAAGCCATGTTGAAAAAAGAAATTGCAGTCGAGAAGAAAGAACAATTATTAGCGCGAATTGATGTCCTTTTTGAAGATAAATACTATACTGAAACTTTAAAAATTCCTTCAGAATATATTAAAGGATTTCAATACTATTGTGTTGATGATGTTCCTTTTGCTAATGCTTTAAGTACTAAAAACAAAACTTTAGTAATGTTTTTGATTGTTAAACTTGCTGAAACTTACAACGAAATAATTGCTGTTGAAAATAAATAGAATTATTTTAGTTTTTTTATTGTTAGTGTGCCAAATTACTTTTGGACAGACTATGCATGAAAAGCTACTTCATGGAAAAATTACGGCAGATTCTGTTAGTGTCAATGGAATAAAAGTCTTAAATTTAAGGAATGAAAAGACAGCTGTTACTAGCCATGAGGGTGAGTTTTATATTTTTGCTAAAGTTAATGATGTTTTAGTTTTTTCAGCTTTAAATTTAGAATCCTATAGATTAGAAATTGGTACAAGTCTAATAATGTCGGAGTTGTTGTCAATAAAGATGTTTCCTAAAGTAACAAAATTAAGGGAGGTGATAGTTAATAAAAATCAGTTTTCAGTACTTTCATTAGGAATTGTGACCAAAGCTCCTGTTAACTATTCTCCAGCAGAGCGCAAATTGCAAACGGCTGGAGATTTTAAGCCAATTATGTTATTAGGTATGTTAGGAGGAGCGATGCCGCTTGATCCTTTGATAAATAAGATCAATGGAAGGACAAAAAAGCTGAAAAAATTAGTGGTTTTGGAAAAAAAAGAAATGAACATAAAGTTGATTTCTGAATTGTACGATGATGAATATTTTACAAATCGATTAGGAATTGGTACTGAGTATGTTAATGGTTTTAAATATTACATCGTAGAAAATGACAGTTTTTTAAAAGTTCTAGAATCCAAGAATAAAGAAAAAGTTTCTTTTTATTTGGTTAGTTTAGCTCAGGACTACAAAGCTTTATTAAACGAGGAAAGTCGTACGGACCTTAACAAATAACTTAAAACACCCCAAATGAAAAATAGAATCGGAATAATTTGTTTGATTTTCTTTACTCAATTTATTTTTGCTCAAAATGAAAATAGGCAGTCTCTGCACGGTCAATTTATAAATGAATTTGCTTTGGTAGATAATGGTTACGTTTTTAATTTGAATTCAAAAACGCGTACTTTTATTAGCGATCAAGGCTTTTTTGATATTTTGGCCAAAGCCAAAGATACTTTGTTAGTTTCAAGCGCTTCTTTTAAATCTAAAAAAATTATACTTCAAGATAAAGACTTTGCTAAACCTCTATTTGTTGTCAATTTAGAATCACAAACGACGTTGTTAAACGAAGTTTTAGTGAAAGGTAAAACAGAAATCAAGCCTGCAATACCCAGTTCGCAAGGAATTGTAGATATGAAATTTACAGATGATGTGAAATCTTCTCCTAAGAATAGAAGCATGTTATCGGATGGATCCATTGAGAACGGAATGGATTTTGTCAGAATGTACAAGATGGTTTCTAAATTGTTTAAAAAAGAAGCTGAAAAAGCAGTAGCTAATTCTAACGTACGTTTTTCAGAGGCGGTTTCAAAAGGAATAGATTCTTATTTTTTTACCAATACATTGAAACTAAAGAGTAATGAAGTTGGACTTTTTCTAGATTATTGTGAAAATGACCCAAAATCCAAAACACTTTTGCAAGAGAAGGATGAATTTATGTTGATTGATTTTTTAATCACCAAGAATGAAGAGTTTAAAAGATTTACTACTTTTGAAAAATGAAAAAAAGAATTTTAATAGTTTTTTTTGGATTGCTATTTTTAACATTAACATCTTTTAGTGTGCACAAGTTTTATGTGGCATTATACCAGGTTAATTATGCTCCAGAAAAAAAAATGCTTCAGATAACAACTCGACTTTTTATAGACGATTTAAATAATGCATTAGAAAAAAAACACCAAAAGAAAATCAATTTAGGTTCAGAAAAAGAAACGGAAGAGGATTTGAATCTTTTTAAGAAATATTTTGCTGAAAAATTTACTATTAAAGTTAACGGTCAAATAA carries:
- a CDS encoding DUF6702 family protein; protein product: MKKRILIVFFGLLFLTLTSFSVHKFYVALYQVNYAPEKKMLQITTRLFIDDLNNALEKKHQKKINLGSEKETEEDLNLFKKYFAEKFTIKVNGQIKPLLFLSKEMEGDVLICYFSCKDIHKINTLEIYNSIITDNNSEQQNIMHFNVSGVKNTLLLTESNSKGLLKY
- a CDS encoding carboxypeptidase-like regulatory domain-containing protein, translated to MKIKITLQLVLFFLVQVTFGQTEKIQEIRGKISADSVAVDRVNVLNLTSEKATVSDASGFFVLPVKTGDILVFSAVNLETLRKKIGLQDLSKEIIIIQMIPKSIILKEVVVNESAISAESLGIIPYGQKKYTPAERKLYTATSGGGIDGLLNAISGRKAMLKKEIAVEKKEQLLARIDVLFEDKYYTETLKIPSEYIKGFQYYCVDDVPFANALSTKNKTLVMFLIVKLAETYNEIIAVENK
- a CDS encoding murein L,D-transpeptidase catalytic domain family protein — its product is MIYTIIPTIFFLLASYTSNPVTPSPNNTVKPKVYARTVEVTVESKIESAYNNLHSDKFALPKLESFAVALKGYYALKEKGLVKKEILTIIDFSMSSNSKRLWVIDLITGDVLFNSLVAHGRNTGEEFASNFSNANESYKSSLGFYSTGEIYNGKHGMSLRLDGLEKGVNDNARARGVVMHAADYVSDSFIKNNHRLGRSQGCPAVPVALSKKIINVIKDKSCFFIYHPSRDSKFSAKSIS
- a CDS encoding carboxypeptidase-like regulatory domain-containing protein, whose amino-acid sequence is MIRIVYLFLAFAAMQVIAQENPRILLKGRLTADFSVLEGVYVINKKTEKASITDQEGHFKVQAVVGDTLLFSATQFRELKMVLTAKDFEQEMILVKMKPVVNQLHEVIVRNGINAVSMGIIPKGQRVYTPAERRLNTANNLNASANMGTMMGGSVSADPLLNWISGRTKMLKKEVAVEKKESYLRQLENMFSDDYFISKLKIPSEYVKGFEYYIVDNEQFVRNLKSKNNAMIAFLLTELAVKYKEIIASEN
- the pepE gene encoding dipeptidase PepE — its product is MKNILIASTSTLANEDYLDYLLPELKLHFQNCTTILFIPYARPGGISHEEYTAKVGLAFTKINKKVIGIHEFEEEALAIKNAEGIFTGGGNTFVLVSQLHKNNIMGILSDVIKNGTPYLGTSAGSNICGLTMQTTNDMPIVYPSSFQTLGVIPFNLNPHYLDPDPNSNHMGETRETRIKEFHAYNSLPVLGLREGSWLDVKGDKITLKGNLTARLFKQNNSPEELETGSDLSFLK